A section of the Desulfobulbaceae bacterium genome encodes:
- a CDS encoding oligosaccharide flippase family protein, giving the protein MSDTLFKRVTRDSFIALFWQVAGGACLFIFHTLLTRHLNMDDYGRVSYVISIVAFLGMMAPLGLSQTSMRFASVYFETSDWKALKGFVHYSIVVSFLAGLAMAIIMFGLAGRFLAIYSDPLRIAVWAIPAIGLTLTLGGILRGLRRIGKATFLITVLAQGILAIAIGISVVSKSNLGVSRVVIFYLTAYLGAAGIGLLWMLRGGLSSEYAAARADFSSTKWLTVSLPILVSVMMVQVFQRSD; this is encoded by the coding sequence ATGAGTGACACTTTATTTAAGAGAGTAACGCGCGACAGTTTCATTGCCCTATTCTGGCAGGTAGCCGGGGGAGCATGTTTGTTTATCTTCCATACACTTTTAACGCGACACTTGAACATGGATGATTATGGTCGCGTCAGCTATGTCATATCGATTGTTGCGTTTTTGGGAATGATGGCGCCTCTCGGCCTCTCCCAGACCAGCATGCGGTTTGCGTCTGTATATTTTGAAACAAGCGATTGGAAAGCGCTGAAAGGCTTTGTGCATTACAGCATTGTCGTTTCATTTCTTGCAGGACTTGCGATGGCTATTATCATGTTTGGCCTGGCCGGCAGGTTCTTAGCGATATATTCCGACCCGCTGAGAATTGCCGTTTGGGCCATACCCGCTATCGGCCTAACCCTTACGCTTGGCGGCATCTTGCGGGGGCTTCGGCGTATCGGAAAAGCGACGTTCTTAATCACGGTCTTGGCGCAGGGGATTCTGGCTATTGCTATTGGAATTTCCGTAGTGTCCAAAAGTAATCTTGGCGTTTCCCGCGTGGTGATCTTTTATCTCACTGCATATCTCGGGGCTGCGGGTATTGGTCTGCTCTGGATGCTCAGGGGGGGCCTGTCTTCAGAGTATGCGGCTGCAAGAGCAGATTTTTCTTCGACAAAATGGTTGACGGTCTCTCTGCCCATATTAGTAAGCGTCATGATGGTACAAGTTTTTCAAAGGAGTGACT